One Leopardus geoffroyi isolate Oge1 chromosome C1, O.geoffroyi_Oge1_pat1.0, whole genome shotgun sequence DNA segment encodes these proteins:
- the SERBP1 gene encoding plasminogen activator inhibitor 1 RNA-binding protein isoform X1 produces MPGHLQEGFGCVVTNRFDQLFDDESDPFEVLKAAENKKKEAGGGGVGGPGAKSAAQAAAQTNSNAAGKQLRKESQKDRKNPLPPNVGVVDKKEETQPPVALKKEGIRRVGRRPDQQLQGEGKIIDRRPERRPPRERRFEKPLEEKGEGGEFSVDRPIIDRPIRGRGGLGRGRGGRGRGMGRGDGFDSRGKREFDRHSGSDRSSFSHYSGLKHEDKRGGSGSHNWGTVKDELTESPKYIQKPISYNCSDLDQSNVTEETPEGEEHPVADTENKENEVEEVKEEGPKEMTLDEWKAIQNKDRAKVEFNIRKPNEGADGQWKKGFVLHKSKSEEAHAEDSVMDHHFRKPANDITSQLEINFGDLGRPGRGGRGGRGGRGRGGRPNRGSRTDKSSASAPDVDDPEAFPALA; encoded by the exons ATGCCTGGGCACTTACAGGAAGGCTTCGGCTGCGTGGTCACCAACCGATTCGACCAGTTATTTGACGACGAATCGGACCCCTTTGAGGTGTTGAAGGCagcagagaacaagaaaaaagaagccgGCGGGGGCGGCGTTGGGGGCCCCGGGGCCAAGAGCGCAGCTCAGGCCGCAGCCCAGACCAACTCTAACGCGGCAGGCAAACAGCTGCGTAAAGAGTCCCAGAAAGACCGCAAGAACCCACTGCCCCCCAACGTCGGCGTGGTTGACAAGAAAGAGGAGACGCAGCCGCCCGTGGCGCTTAAGAAAGAAG GAATAAGACGTGTTGGAAGAAGACCTGATCAACAGCTGCAGGGTGAAGGGAAAATAATTGATAGGAGACCAGAAAGGCGACCACCTCGTGAACGGCGATTTGAAAAGCCACTTGAAGAAAAGGGTGAAGGAGGAGAATTTTCAGTTGATAG aCCGATTATTGATCGGCCTATCCGAGGCCGTGGTGGTCTTGGAAGAGGTCGAGGAGGCCGTGGACGTGGAATGGGCCGAGGAGATGGATTTGATTCTCGTGGCAAACGTGAATTTGATAGGCATAGTGGAAGTGATAGATC TTCTTTTTCACATTACAGTGGCCTGAAGCACGAAGACAAACGTGGAGGTAGCGGCTCTCACAACTGGGGAACTGTCAAAGATGAATTAAC agaGTCCCCAAAATACATTCAGAAACCAATATCTTATAATTGCAGTGACTTGGATCAATCAAATGTGACTGAGGAAACACCTGAAGGTGAAGAACATCCAGTTGCAGACACTGAAAATAA GGAGAATGAAGTTGAAGAAGTAAAGGAAGAGGGTCCAAAAGAAATGACTTTGGATGAGTGGAAAGCTATTCAAAATAAGGACCGGGCAAAAGTAGAATTTAATATCCGAAAACCAAATGAAGGTGCTGATGGGCAGTGGAAGAAGGGATTTGTTCTTCATAAGTCAAAGAGTGAAGAG GCTCATGCTGAAGATTCGGTTATGGACCATCATTTCCGGAAGCCAGCAAATGATATAACGTCTCAGCTGGAGATCAATTTTGGAGACCTTGGCCGCCCAGGACGTGGTGGCAGGGGAGGGCGAGGTGGCCGTGGGCGTGGTGGACGTCCAAACCGTGGCAGCAGAACTGACAAG tcaaGTGCTTCTGCTCCTGATGTAGATGACCCTGAGGCATTCCCAGCTCTGGCTTAA
- the SERBP1 gene encoding plasminogen activator inhibitor 1 RNA-binding protein isoform X4 codes for MPGHLQEGFGCVVTNRFDQLFDDESDPFEVLKAAENKKKEAGGGGVGGPGAKSAAQAAAQTNSNAAGKQLRKESQKDRKNPLPPNVGVVDKKEETQPPVALKKEGIRRVGRRPDQQLQGEGKIIDRRPERRPPRERRFEKPLEEKGEGGEFSVDRPIIDRPIRGRGGLGRGRGGRGRGMGRGDGFDSRGKREFDRHSGSDRSGLKHEDKRGGSGSHNWGTVKDELTDLDQSNVTEETPEGEEHPVADTENKENEVEEVKEEGPKEMTLDEWKAIQNKDRAKVEFNIRKPNEGADGQWKKGFVLHKSKSEEAHAEDSVMDHHFRKPANDITSQLEINFGDLGRPGRGGRGGRGGRGRGGRPNRGSRTDKSSASAPDVDDPEAFPALA; via the exons ATGCCTGGGCACTTACAGGAAGGCTTCGGCTGCGTGGTCACCAACCGATTCGACCAGTTATTTGACGACGAATCGGACCCCTTTGAGGTGTTGAAGGCagcagagaacaagaaaaaagaagccgGCGGGGGCGGCGTTGGGGGCCCCGGGGCCAAGAGCGCAGCTCAGGCCGCAGCCCAGACCAACTCTAACGCGGCAGGCAAACAGCTGCGTAAAGAGTCCCAGAAAGACCGCAAGAACCCACTGCCCCCCAACGTCGGCGTGGTTGACAAGAAAGAGGAGACGCAGCCGCCCGTGGCGCTTAAGAAAGAAG GAATAAGACGTGTTGGAAGAAGACCTGATCAACAGCTGCAGGGTGAAGGGAAAATAATTGATAGGAGACCAGAAAGGCGACCACCTCGTGAACGGCGATTTGAAAAGCCACTTGAAGAAAAGGGTGAAGGAGGAGAATTTTCAGTTGATAG aCCGATTATTGATCGGCCTATCCGAGGCCGTGGTGGTCTTGGAAGAGGTCGAGGAGGCCGTGGACGTGGAATGGGCCGAGGAGATGGATTTGATTCTCGTGGCAAACGTGAATTTGATAGGCATAGTGGAAGTGATAGATC TGGCCTGAAGCACGAAGACAAACGTGGAGGTAGCGGCTCTCACAACTGGGGAACTGTCAAAGATGAATTAAC TGACTTGGATCAATCAAATGTGACTGAGGAAACACCTGAAGGTGAAGAACATCCAGTTGCAGACACTGAAAATAA GGAGAATGAAGTTGAAGAAGTAAAGGAAGAGGGTCCAAAAGAAATGACTTTGGATGAGTGGAAAGCTATTCAAAATAAGGACCGGGCAAAAGTAGAATTTAATATCCGAAAACCAAATGAAGGTGCTGATGGGCAGTGGAAGAAGGGATTTGTTCTTCATAAGTCAAAGAGTGAAGAG GCTCATGCTGAAGATTCGGTTATGGACCATCATTTCCGGAAGCCAGCAAATGATATAACGTCTCAGCTGGAGATCAATTTTGGAGACCTTGGCCGCCCAGGACGTGGTGGCAGGGGAGGGCGAGGTGGCCGTGGGCGTGGTGGACGTCCAAACCGTGGCAGCAGAACTGACAAG tcaaGTGCTTCTGCTCCTGATGTAGATGACCCTGAGGCATTCCCAGCTCTGGCTTAA
- the SERBP1 gene encoding plasminogen activator inhibitor 1 RNA-binding protein isoform X3 gives MPGHLQEGFGCVVTNRFDQLFDDESDPFEVLKAAENKKKEAGGGGVGGPGAKSAAQAAAQTNSNAAGKQLRKESQKDRKNPLPPNVGVVDKKEETQPPVALKKEGIRRVGRRPDQQLQGEGKIIDRRPERRPPRERRFEKPLEEKGEGGEFSVDRPIIDRPIRGRGGLGRGRGGRGRGMGRGDGFDSRGKREFDRHSGSDRSSFSHYSGLKHEDKRGGSGSHNWGTVKDELTDLDQSNVTEETPEGEEHPVADTENKENEVEEVKEEGPKEMTLDEWKAIQNKDRAKVEFNIRKPNEGADGQWKKGFVLHKSKSEEAHAEDSVMDHHFRKPANDITSQLEINFGDLGRPGRGGRGGRGGRGRGGRPNRGSRTDKSSASAPDVDDPEAFPALA, from the exons ATGCCTGGGCACTTACAGGAAGGCTTCGGCTGCGTGGTCACCAACCGATTCGACCAGTTATTTGACGACGAATCGGACCCCTTTGAGGTGTTGAAGGCagcagagaacaagaaaaaagaagccgGCGGGGGCGGCGTTGGGGGCCCCGGGGCCAAGAGCGCAGCTCAGGCCGCAGCCCAGACCAACTCTAACGCGGCAGGCAAACAGCTGCGTAAAGAGTCCCAGAAAGACCGCAAGAACCCACTGCCCCCCAACGTCGGCGTGGTTGACAAGAAAGAGGAGACGCAGCCGCCCGTGGCGCTTAAGAAAGAAG GAATAAGACGTGTTGGAAGAAGACCTGATCAACAGCTGCAGGGTGAAGGGAAAATAATTGATAGGAGACCAGAAAGGCGACCACCTCGTGAACGGCGATTTGAAAAGCCACTTGAAGAAAAGGGTGAAGGAGGAGAATTTTCAGTTGATAG aCCGATTATTGATCGGCCTATCCGAGGCCGTGGTGGTCTTGGAAGAGGTCGAGGAGGCCGTGGACGTGGAATGGGCCGAGGAGATGGATTTGATTCTCGTGGCAAACGTGAATTTGATAGGCATAGTGGAAGTGATAGATC TTCTTTTTCACATTACAGTGGCCTGAAGCACGAAGACAAACGTGGAGGTAGCGGCTCTCACAACTGGGGAACTGTCAAAGATGAATTAAC TGACTTGGATCAATCAAATGTGACTGAGGAAACACCTGAAGGTGAAGAACATCCAGTTGCAGACACTGAAAATAA GGAGAATGAAGTTGAAGAAGTAAAGGAAGAGGGTCCAAAAGAAATGACTTTGGATGAGTGGAAAGCTATTCAAAATAAGGACCGGGCAAAAGTAGAATTTAATATCCGAAAACCAAATGAAGGTGCTGATGGGCAGTGGAAGAAGGGATTTGTTCTTCATAAGTCAAAGAGTGAAGAG GCTCATGCTGAAGATTCGGTTATGGACCATCATTTCCGGAAGCCAGCAAATGATATAACGTCTCAGCTGGAGATCAATTTTGGAGACCTTGGCCGCCCAGGACGTGGTGGCAGGGGAGGGCGAGGTGGCCGTGGGCGTGGTGGACGTCCAAACCGTGGCAGCAGAACTGACAAG tcaaGTGCTTCTGCTCCTGATGTAGATGACCCTGAGGCATTCCCAGCTCTGGCTTAA
- the SERBP1 gene encoding plasminogen activator inhibitor 1 RNA-binding protein isoform X2 — protein MPGHLQEGFGCVVTNRFDQLFDDESDPFEVLKAAENKKKEAGGGGVGGPGAKSAAQAAAQTNSNAAGKQLRKESQKDRKNPLPPNVGVVDKKEETQPPVALKKEGIRRVGRRPDQQLQGEGKIIDRRPERRPPRERRFEKPLEEKGEGGEFSVDRPIIDRPIRGRGGLGRGRGGRGRGMGRGDGFDSRGKREFDRHSGSDRSGLKHEDKRGGSGSHNWGTVKDELTESPKYIQKPISYNCSDLDQSNVTEETPEGEEHPVADTENKENEVEEVKEEGPKEMTLDEWKAIQNKDRAKVEFNIRKPNEGADGQWKKGFVLHKSKSEEAHAEDSVMDHHFRKPANDITSQLEINFGDLGRPGRGGRGGRGGRGRGGRPNRGSRTDKSSASAPDVDDPEAFPALA, from the exons ATGCCTGGGCACTTACAGGAAGGCTTCGGCTGCGTGGTCACCAACCGATTCGACCAGTTATTTGACGACGAATCGGACCCCTTTGAGGTGTTGAAGGCagcagagaacaagaaaaaagaagccgGCGGGGGCGGCGTTGGGGGCCCCGGGGCCAAGAGCGCAGCTCAGGCCGCAGCCCAGACCAACTCTAACGCGGCAGGCAAACAGCTGCGTAAAGAGTCCCAGAAAGACCGCAAGAACCCACTGCCCCCCAACGTCGGCGTGGTTGACAAGAAAGAGGAGACGCAGCCGCCCGTGGCGCTTAAGAAAGAAG GAATAAGACGTGTTGGAAGAAGACCTGATCAACAGCTGCAGGGTGAAGGGAAAATAATTGATAGGAGACCAGAAAGGCGACCACCTCGTGAACGGCGATTTGAAAAGCCACTTGAAGAAAAGGGTGAAGGAGGAGAATTTTCAGTTGATAG aCCGATTATTGATCGGCCTATCCGAGGCCGTGGTGGTCTTGGAAGAGGTCGAGGAGGCCGTGGACGTGGAATGGGCCGAGGAGATGGATTTGATTCTCGTGGCAAACGTGAATTTGATAGGCATAGTGGAAGTGATAGATC TGGCCTGAAGCACGAAGACAAACGTGGAGGTAGCGGCTCTCACAACTGGGGAACTGTCAAAGATGAATTAAC agaGTCCCCAAAATACATTCAGAAACCAATATCTTATAATTGCAGTGACTTGGATCAATCAAATGTGACTGAGGAAACACCTGAAGGTGAAGAACATCCAGTTGCAGACACTGAAAATAA GGAGAATGAAGTTGAAGAAGTAAAGGAAGAGGGTCCAAAAGAAATGACTTTGGATGAGTGGAAAGCTATTCAAAATAAGGACCGGGCAAAAGTAGAATTTAATATCCGAAAACCAAATGAAGGTGCTGATGGGCAGTGGAAGAAGGGATTTGTTCTTCATAAGTCAAAGAGTGAAGAG GCTCATGCTGAAGATTCGGTTATGGACCATCATTTCCGGAAGCCAGCAAATGATATAACGTCTCAGCTGGAGATCAATTTTGGAGACCTTGGCCGCCCAGGACGTGGTGGCAGGGGAGGGCGAGGTGGCCGTGGGCGTGGTGGACGTCCAAACCGTGGCAGCAGAACTGACAAG tcaaGTGCTTCTGCTCCTGATGTAGATGACCCTGAGGCATTCCCAGCTCTGGCTTAA